In Candidatus Nealsonbacteria bacterium, the sequence AAAGAAAAATATTTTAATTGTCACTAAAAATGAAAAAGACCTTGATAAAAGAGAGCTTATTGCAAAAAACGTTAATTGGATTTCTAGAAGAGCTCCGAAACTTCCTTTAAAGATAAAGGCAAAAATTCGCTATCGACATCAGTCAGCTTTAGCAATAATAACTAAAAAGTTAAAACCTAAAAGCTACAAATTAATCTTTGACAAATCCCAGCGAGCAATAACTCCCGGCCAGTCAGTAGTTTTTTACAAAAGAGAGGAAGTTTTGGGCGGGGGAATAATTGTTAAAGGGAATGTTTCCAAATCTCTATGAAAAAACCTAAGGCTTTAATTTTATTTTCTGGTGGTTTGGATTCAATTTTGGCAGCCAAAATTTTAATGGAGCAAGGAATAAAAATCACAGCCCTCTTTTTCAAAAGTCATTTTTTTGATTCAAAACAGGCTGAAAAAGCAGCCCAGAATCTGGGAATAAGATTGAAAGTTGTTGATATTTCAAAAGAACATCTTCAGATGGTCAAGTCTCCAAAATATGGCTATGGTTCAGCAATGAACCCCTGTTTAGATTGCCATATTTTGATGTTAAAGAAAGCCAAAGAAATTATGATGAAAGAAAAAGTTGATTTTGTGGCTACCGGTGAGGTTTTAGGGGAGAGACCGTTTTCTCAAAATAAAGTTGCTTTAGGAATAATTGAAAGAGAATCTTCTCTAAAAGATTATTTATTGAGACCCCTTTCAGCCAAGAAATTGGAGTCAACCATTCCTGAAAAAAAAGGTTTGGTCAATCGTCAAAAGCTTTTAGATATTTCTGGTCGTTCCAGAAAAAAACAACTAAAATTAGTTAAAAAATGGAAGATTAAATGGTATCCTACTCCAGCTGGAGGTTGCCTTTTAACTGATTTGGAATTTGGAAAAAGATTAAAAGAGTTATTTCAAAAATATCCCAAATGCAATGGGGTAGACGTTGAACTTTTAAAGTATGGCCGTCATTTTTGGGAAAACAAGATTAAAATAATTGTTGGAAGAGAGCATAAAGAAAATCTCAGAATAAAAAAATTAGCTAAAAAAGAAGATGTTTTAATTGAAATGAAAAATTATTCTGGGCCGACAACTTTAATTTGTGACTATGGCAAAAAAATAAAAATCCCAAAAAGAGTATTAGAAAAAGCTAAGTCTTTGACTCAATATTACTCAACCAAGGCTCGAGATAAAAAAGATGTTAATTTTTAGGTCTAAACTTTTAATGTTTACTTAAAAAAGATATAATTAATAAAGGTCATTTTTTTTAAAAAATAATTAAGTTATAGTTTAGATGGAATTAAAAAATAAAGTAGCAATTATTACAGGGGCTCGAAGGGGAATGGGAAGAACTCATGCTTTACTTTTAGCTAAAGAAGGAGCTAAAGTTGTAGTTTCAGATATTTCTCTTGAAGATTGTCAAAAGGTAGTTAAAGAGATTAAAGAACAAGGAGGAGAGGCAATAGCAGTAAAGTGTAATGTAGTAAAAAAAGAAGAGGTTGAGGATATGGTTAAAAAGACAATAAAAGCTTTTGGAAAAATAGATATTTTAGTTAACAATGCAGGAATCTTACAGTTTAAACCTTTTTTGGAATTAACAGAAGAAGATTGGGATAGAACGTTAGGAATTAATCTAAAAGGTTATTTTTTATGTGCCCAAGCTTGTGCCAAAGAAATGGTAAAGCAAAAATCAGGGGTAATTGTTAATGTAGCCTCCATAGCAATGGGGGGTATGGGAGTTGGTTTTCCGAATATTGTTCATTATTCTGCTTCAAAAGGGGGAATAGTAGCAATGACCGAAGCTTTAGCTTTGGAAATGGCTCCTTACAACATTAGAGTTAATGCTGTAGCTCCGGGAGCTATTGATACTCCAATGACAGCTTCAACAAAACAAGACCCCAAATCTATGGAAGGAACATTAGCCAGGATTCCAATGCACAGAATGGGAAGGCCGGAAGAGATTTCAAAGGCAGTTTTGTTTTTAGCTTCAGAGAACTCTTCTTATATAACAGGTTCAGTAATAATTGTTGATGGAGGCTGGCTTGCTACATAAAAACATAGAAGCATAAAAGCATACAAACAGGAATGTTTTAATATTTAGATGTTTAAATGCCTTAATGAAAGATAAAATTACCCAAAACACCACTTTAGCTGATGTTTTAAAACATCCAAAAGCTGAAAAGATTTTGGTAAAGTATAATTTACCATGTTTGGGTTGTCCTTTTGCTAAATTGGAGATGGAGAACCTAAAAATAGGAGATATCTGTAAGATGTATGGAATTGATGCTGATAGTCTAATAAAGGAATTAAATAGGGTTTACAGAAAATAAAATTTGTGGTATTATCGCTATATGGCTAAAAATCTAAAAAATTTAATAATTATAGCAATTATTATTTTTGGAATTTCAATTACAGGTTATTTTTTTTATAAAAACAATAATGAAGACAAAGTTAGTGAGGGAAATTTATTAACTCCCCAACAAGCAGCTGAAAAAGCAATAAATTATATAAACCAGTATCTATTAGAAGAAGGTGTAATAGCTTCTTTAATAGAAGTAGTTGAGGATAATGGTTTATATAAATTTAAGTTAAAAGTTCTGGAGGAGGAACATAGTTCTTATGTTACTAAAGATGGTAAGCTTTTATTTCTTGGAGGTTTTGATATGGATCAAAAGATAGAACAGCCAGAGACCTCAGTTGAACAGCCAGAAAAATTAACCTGTGAAGATATTAAAAAAACAGAGAAACCATTATTGGAAGCTTTTGTCGTAAGTGAATGCCCTTTTGGAATCCAGATGCAGAGAATTTTAAATGAAATTGTTAAAAATATTCCATCGCTAGCCAATAATATAAGAGTTGAATATATGGGTTCTATTCAAGGAGACAAAATAACTTCAATGCACGGTGATAAAGAAGCTCAAGAAAATCTAAGACAAATTTGTTTAAGAGAAGAACAGCTAGATAAATATTGGAACTATATTGACTGCTATATTAAAAAAGGAGATGTAGAAAATTGTTTAGTAGCGGTTAATGTAGATATGAATAAGTTAAATACTTGTATAAATGATAATTCAAAAGGGCTAAAGTATGCAAGAGAAGATTTTACGGTTCAAGATAAATACAATGATACTCCTGAATGTAAAAAATGTATGAAGAATCCACCACCTACAGGATGTAGTAATCAATGTCCTGTAACAGGTTCACCAGCTTTAATTTTAAATGACCAGGGTCAACCAGAAGGAGTAAGTGAGTTTAATTTCGGTGGCAGAACTGCTGAAGCAGTAAAAACTCTACTTTGTTGTGGGTTTAAGACAGAGTCAGATATTTGTTTCCAGAAATTAGCTGAAACTTCTGCAGCTACAGGGTTTTCAGAAACATACAGTCAATCCTCTATCTCTTCCGGGGGTAGTTGCGAATAAGTTGGAAGAATAAATTTATACTATATTTAATTAAAGATATTAATTAATATGACAAAAGTTCGTGTTTTTAGTACTCCAGTTTGTCCTTTTTGCATAACTTTAAAAGAATTCTTAAAACAGCATAATGTTGAGTTTGAAGAGATTGATGTTGCAAAAGACGAAAAGGGAAGAGAGGAAATGATTACAAAATCTGGACAGATGGGAGTGCCGGTAATAGAAATTGATGGTGAAATTGTGGTAGGATTCAATAAAGAAAAGATTACTGAGTTATTAAATATAGAAGAATAGAAGAATAAAAGAATAAAAGAGTAAAAGAGTAATCTTACACTTCAAGTTTCATGATTAAAATTGCCATAAATGGTTTTGGTCGGATTGGCAGAGGTGTTTTCCGTGAACTTCTGGAAAAGAAATCTGTCTTAAAGGTGGTAGCCGTTAACGATTTAACCGATACTAAGACCCTGAGCTATCTTTTAAGGTACGATTCTGTTTATGGGATTTATAAAAAACCCATTAAATATACCGAGGATGAACTTCTAATTAATGGAGTTCGTGAAGGAGATAGGATAAAGGTTTTGGCGGAAAAGGATCCGGGGAGATTGCCCTGGCGAGATTTAGAAATTGATATAGTTTTGGAGTGTACGGGCCGTTTCAGGAAATATGAAGATGCAAAAAAACACTTGATAGCTGGGGCAAAAAAAGTAATAATTTCAGCTCCCTCCAGAAATCCTGATAAAATTCCCTCTTTTATCTTAGGGGTTAATGAGGATAAATTTAATCCGAAGGACCATGACATTATTGATATGGCTTCTTGTACCACGAACTGTTTAGCCCCTGTCGTAAAGGTGCTGAACGATAACTTCAAGATTGTAAAAGGAATTATGACCACTATTCATTCTTATACCACCGACCAGAAACTTTTAGATTTGCCTCATACTAAAGATTTGAGGCGAGGCAGGGCGGCCGCCTTAAACATTGTTCCCACCACTACCGGGGCGGCAAAAGCAATAGGTAAGGTCATACCAGAAATGGAAGGAAAATTAGATGGCATAGCTTTGAGAGTACCGACTCCCACCGTGTCTGTTATTGATTTAGCTTGTGAGGTTGAAAAAAAGACAACTGTTCAAGAAGTAAACAATGTCTTTAAAAAAGCTTCTCAAGAAAAAAGATTAAAGGGAATTTTGGGAATAGAAGATGCTCCTTTGGTTTCTTCAGATTACATAGGAAATTCTTTTTCAGCCGTTGTTGACGCCCTTTCAACAAAGGTAATAGATAATTTTATAAAAATTATAGCCTGGTATGATAATGAACACGGATATTCTTGCAGATTAGCAGATTTTACCAAGTTTGTGGGGGAAAAACTTTAAAATTAAACTAAGTTCTCAAGAGCTTATTAGATTTTGCCCTATATCATCAGGTATAGGGTTTTTGATTCTCTTTTTTAATTAAGGTATACTAAATTATCATGATTTTTAAATAAATAAGTATTAAAAATTATGAAAAAGAAAAGTAATCTTTACTATCCTAATAAAAAATTTAAAAAAAGAGCCTGGGTAAGAGATAAAACTATTTATAAAGAAGCTAATAAAAATCCAATTAAATTTTGGAATAAAATAGCTAAAGAAGTTATTTGGTTTAAAAAACCTAAAAGAACTTTTATACATAAACCTCCTTGCTTTAAATGGTTTGTTGGTGGGAAGTTAAACATTACTCAAACTGCCTTAGACAGAAATTTAGAAGAGAGAAAAAATAAAGTTGCTTTAATCTGGGAGCCGGAACCAACAGAAGAGCAATCAAAAATTTTAACTTACTACGATCTGTATCGAAAAGTTAATAGATTTGCCAATGCTTTGAAAAGATTAGGAGTTAAAAAAGGTGATAGGGTAGGAATTTATTTACCAATGATTCCCGAAGTGGTAATTTCAATGTTAGCTTGTGCCAGAATTGGAGCAGTTCATTCAGTTGTATTTTCGGCTTTTAGCTCCAGGGCATTGAGAATAAGATTACAAGATACCAAAGCTAAGATTTTAATAACAGCAGATGGTTATTACCGAAGAAGCAAGATTATCGACTTAAAGAAAAATGCTGATGAGGGAATAAGAGAGACAGATGTGAAAAAAGTTGTTGTAGTTAAGAGAGCAAAAAATCCAGTAAAAATGAAAAAGGGCAGAGATATTTGGTGGCAGGATTTAGTTGAGAAGGAAAGTGATGATTGTGAAGCAGTGCCAATGGATTCAGAAGACCCTTTATTTATTTTAACTGAAAGTGGAACTGCCGGTCAGTATTTACAAATTCTTCATACTACCGGAGGTTATACAGTTCAAGCTTACATTACCGGTAAATGGGTGTTTGATTTCAAAGATGAAGATATCTTCTGGTGTATGGCTGATGTTGGTTGGGCAACAGGCCATACTTACGGGATTTACTCGCCTTTACTTAATGGAGTTACTTTTTTGATATTTGAAGGAGCGCCGGATTGGCCAGAGCCCCACAGGTGGGCTCAAATCATTGAAAAATATGGAGTAACAACTTTCTATACTGCCCCTACCGCAATTCGAATGTTTGAGAAATATAATGGTAAAATTTCTAAAAAATACAAATTTGAAAGTTTACGAATTTTAGGCTCAGTTGGTGAACCAATTAATGAAGCTACCTGGCACTGGTATTTTCAAAATGTTGGAAAAGGGAGATGTCCTTTAGTTGATACATGGTGGCAGACTGAAACAGGGGGAATTCTTATTTCTTCTTTGCCGGGTGTCGGTCCTTTCAAACCTGCTTTTACTGGTTTACCTTTTCCAGGAGTAAGATTTGATATTTTAGACGAGAAGGGTAACTCCTTGCCCCTAAATAAAGAAGGAAATTTAGTAATGCTTCCACCTTTTGCTCCTGGATTGTTAAGAGGAATTTATAAGAATCCAAAGAAATATAAAAAAACATACTGGAGTCAGTACGGAAATAAAATTTATTTTACCTCAGATGTTGCCTATAAAGATAAAAACGGCTTAATTAGAATTGTAGGAAGAGTTGATGATATTATTAAAGTAGCGGGACATAGGATATCTACCGGGGAGTTGGAAAATATACTTTCAAAACATTCAAATGTTGTTGAATGTGCAGTGGTGGGAGTGCCGCATGAGATAAAAGGAGAAGTACCCGTAGTATTTGTAGTTTTAAAGAAAAAAATGTCTTTAGAGAAAGTGAAAAAAGAATTAATAAAA encodes:
- a CDS encoding 7-cyano-7-deazaguanine synthase codes for the protein MKKPKALILFSGGLDSILAAKILMEQGIKITALFFKSHFFDSKQAEKAAQNLGIRLKVVDISKEHLQMVKSPKYGYGSAMNPCLDCHILMLKKAKEIMMKEKVDFVATGEVLGERPFSQNKVALGIIERESSLKDYLLRPLSAKKLESTIPEKKGLVNRQKLLDISGRSRKKQLKLVKKWKIKWYPTPAGGCLLTDLEFGKRLKELFQKYPKCNGVDVELLKYGRHFWENKIKIIVGREHKENLRIKKLAKKEDVLIEMKNYSGPTTLICDYGKKIKIPKRVLEKAKSLTQYYSTKARDKKDVNF
- a CDS encoding SDR family oxidoreductase produces the protein MELKNKVAIITGARRGMGRTHALLLAKEGAKVVVSDISLEDCQKVVKEIKEQGGEAIAVKCNVVKKEEVEDMVKKTIKAFGKIDILVNNAGILQFKPFLELTEEDWDRTLGINLKGYFLCAQACAKEMVKQKSGVIVNVASIAMGGMGVGFPNIVHYSASKGGIVAMTEALALEMAPYNIRVNAVAPGAIDTPMTASTKQDPKSMEGTLARIPMHRMGRPEEISKAVLFLASENSSYITGSVIIVDGGWLAT
- a CDS encoding DUF1858 domain-containing protein, with translation MKDKITQNTTLADVLKHPKAEKILVKYNLPCLGCPFAKLEMENLKIGDICKMYGIDADSLIKELNRVYRK
- a CDS encoding glutathione S-transferase N-terminal domain-containing protein; the encoded protein is MTKVRVFSTPVCPFCITLKEFLKQHNVEFEEIDVAKDEKGREEMITKSGQMGVPVIEIDGEIVVGFNKEKITELLNIEE
- the gap gene encoding type I glyceraldehyde-3-phosphate dehydrogenase gives rise to the protein MIKIAINGFGRIGRGVFRELLEKKSVLKVVAVNDLTDTKTLSYLLRYDSVYGIYKKPIKYTEDELLINGVREGDRIKVLAEKDPGRLPWRDLEIDIVLECTGRFRKYEDAKKHLIAGAKKVIISAPSRNPDKIPSFILGVNEDKFNPKDHDIIDMASCTTNCLAPVVKVLNDNFKIVKGIMTTIHSYTTDQKLLDLPHTKDLRRGRAAALNIVPTTTGAAKAIGKVIPEMEGKLDGIALRVPTPTVSVIDLACEVEKKTTVQEVNNVFKKASQEKRLKGILGIEDAPLVSSDYIGNSFSAVVDALSTKVIDNFIKIIAWYDNEHGYSCRLADFTKFVGEKL
- the acs gene encoding acetate--CoA ligase → MKKKSNLYYPNKKFKKRAWVRDKTIYKEANKNPIKFWNKIAKEVIWFKKPKRTFIHKPPCFKWFVGGKLNITQTALDRNLEERKNKVALIWEPEPTEEQSKILTYYDLYRKVNRFANALKRLGVKKGDRVGIYLPMIPEVVISMLACARIGAVHSVVFSAFSSRALRIRLQDTKAKILITADGYYRRSKIIDLKKNADEGIRETDVKKVVVVKRAKNPVKMKKGRDIWWQDLVEKESDDCEAVPMDSEDPLFILTESGTAGQYLQILHTTGGYTVQAYITGKWVFDFKDEDIFWCMADVGWATGHTYGIYSPLLNGVTFLIFEGAPDWPEPHRWAQIIEKYGVTTFYTAPTAIRMFEKYNGKISKKYKFESLRILGSVGEPINEATWHWYFQNVGKGRCPLVDTWWQTETGGILISSLPGVGPFKPAFTGLPFPGVRFDILDEKGNSLPLNKEGNLVMLPPFAPGLLRGIYKNPKKYKKTYWSQYGNKIYFTSDVAYKDKNGLIRIVGRVDDIIKVAGHRISTGELENILSKHSNVVECAVVGVPHEIKGEVPVVFVVLKKKMSLEKVKKELIKKIREEIGPIVKPKEIYLVEDLPKTRSGKIMRRILKRLFIAENLGDLSTLSNPESVKRIKQIIQKNEKKS